The Microbacterium luteum genome includes a region encoding these proteins:
- a CDS encoding pyridoxine/pyridoxamine 5'-phosphate oxidase, translated as MSRSTPDSHLVFPATPADGPRLDVATAPANPLVLLRAWWHAVAERGGLDPQYVTLATASADGIPSSRTVQLLAVEDDALLFTTNAGSRKGVEIEQTGRAAVSAFWRESAQSVNVTGSVVWADDAESDERFAAETRSVRASRSVSFHGLPLTDEHEQLERFTRLRDSGEPIERPAYWRWLRVLPDAMTFWEGHPEALNRRVHYRRADSRWTREAIQA; from the coding sequence ATGTCGCGATCCACCCCCGACTCCCACCTGGTCTTTCCGGCGACGCCCGCCGACGGGCCACGCCTGGATGTCGCGACGGCCCCGGCCAACCCGCTCGTCCTGCTGCGCGCCTGGTGGCACGCGGTCGCCGAGCGTGGCGGGCTCGACCCGCAATACGTCACGCTCGCGACGGCGTCGGCCGACGGCATCCCCTCGAGCCGGACCGTCCAACTGCTCGCCGTCGAAGACGACGCCCTGCTGTTCACGACCAATGCCGGCAGTCGCAAGGGCGTCGAGATCGAGCAGACCGGGCGCGCGGCCGTCTCTGCCTTCTGGCGCGAGAGTGCGCAGTCGGTCAACGTGACCGGGTCGGTCGTATGGGCGGATGACGCGGAATCGGACGAACGCTTCGCGGCCGAGACGCGTTCCGTGCGGGCCTCGCGCAGCGTCTCGTTTCATGGGTTGCCCCTGACCGACGAACACGAGCAGCTGGAGCGCTTCACGAGGCTACGCGACAGCGGGGAGCCCATCGAGCGACCCGCCTACTGGCGATGGCTGCGTGTGCTCCCGGACGCCATGACCTTCTGGGAGGGGCATCCCGAGGCCCTCAACCGGCGTGTGCACTATCGCCGCGCGGACAGCCGGTGGACGCGAGAGGCGATCCAGGCATGA
- a CDS encoding bifunctional methylenetetrahydrofolate dehydrogenase/methenyltetrahydrofolate cyclohydrolase, translated as MTAQKLDGKAASAAIKDELRARVAALAEKGVVPGIATVLVGADPASQLYVGMKHRASEAIGMNSIQRELPADATQTDVEALIDELNADPSCHGYIVQLPLPKHIDTDAVLERIDPAKDADGLHPTNLGRLVLNVNAPITTPLPCTPRGVIELLQRNGYDLNGKHVVVVGRGVTIGRSIGLLLTRREINATVTLTHTGTADLSQHLKQADVIVAAAGVKHIVRAADVKPGAAVLDVGVTRETDPETGKSAVYGDVDPDVADVAGCLSPNPGGVGPMTVALLMTNVVEAAERGCPAER; from the coding sequence ATGACCGCGCAGAAGCTGGACGGAAAGGCCGCGTCGGCGGCGATCAAAGACGAGTTGCGCGCGCGGGTCGCCGCGCTCGCCGAGAAGGGGGTCGTGCCCGGGATCGCGACGGTGCTCGTCGGCGCCGATCCGGCATCGCAGCTGTACGTCGGCATGAAGCACCGCGCCAGCGAGGCGATCGGGATGAACTCCATCCAGCGCGAGCTGCCCGCCGACGCCACGCAGACGGACGTCGAGGCGCTCATCGACGAGCTCAACGCCGATCCGAGCTGCCACGGCTACATCGTGCAGCTGCCGCTGCCGAAGCACATCGACACCGACGCGGTCCTCGAGCGGATCGATCCCGCCAAGGACGCGGACGGGCTGCATCCGACGAACCTCGGTCGGCTCGTGCTGAACGTGAACGCCCCGATCACGACGCCGCTGCCGTGCACGCCGCGCGGTGTCATCGAGCTGCTGCAGCGCAACGGCTACGACCTGAACGGCAAGCACGTGGTGGTCGTCGGGCGCGGTGTCACCATCGGCCGCTCGATCGGCCTGCTGCTGACCCGGCGCGAGATCAACGCGACGGTGACGCTCACGCACACCGGCACGGCCGACCTGTCGCAGCACCTGAAGCAGGCGGATGTCATCGTGGCCGCCGCGGGCGTGAAGCACATCGTGCGCGCGGCGGACGTCAAACCCGGCGCGGCGGTGCTCGACGTCGGTGTGACGCGCGAGACCGACCCCGAGACCGGCAAGAGCGCGGTCTATGGTGACGTGGACCCGGATGTGGCGGATGTCGCCGGCTGTCTCTCCCCGAATCCCGGCGGCGTCGGCCCGATGACCGTCGCGCTGCTCATGACGAACGTCGTCGAGGCCGCCGAGCGCGGTTGTCCGGCTGAGAGGTGA
- a CDS encoding ABC transporter permease yields the protein MSTIDTPAERRRTRRRLGVRTGNAALTVGAPLVLFVVLAVLWQWTAATFTSVLPPLQDIAADIAERPEFYVENLMVTIRSAMTGLLIGVVVALLLAATVVHFTFLRSAIMPVALLLNVTPIVAIAPALVVAFGFSDVPRIIIAAISAFFPMLINAITGLRSVDPQALEVFNAMAASRREIFFRLRIPSSLPYLFAGARLSVTAAMIGAVVSEFTGSSKGIGAVIVTATTYLNLPQMWAAILFSAVTTLCLLGIIGLIERVIVRW from the coding sequence ATGAGCACGATCGACACCCCCGCCGAGCGCCGCCGGACGCGCCGCCGCCTCGGCGTTCGCACGGGAAACGCGGCGCTCACAGTCGGGGCGCCGCTGGTCCTGTTCGTCGTCCTCGCCGTGCTGTGGCAATGGACGGCGGCGACCTTCACGAGCGTCCTGCCCCCGCTGCAGGACATCGCCGCGGACATCGCGGAGCGCCCTGAGTTCTACGTCGAGAACCTGATGGTCACGATCCGCTCCGCGATGACCGGTCTGCTCATCGGCGTCGTCGTCGCGCTCCTGCTGGCGGCCACGGTCGTTCATTTCACGTTCCTCCGCTCGGCCATCATGCCCGTCGCGTTGTTGTTGAACGTCACACCCATCGTCGCGATCGCACCCGCTCTGGTGGTCGCCTTCGGGTTCAGCGACGTGCCGCGGATCATCATCGCCGCCATCTCGGCGTTCTTCCCGATGCTCATCAACGCCATCACGGGTCTGCGGTCCGTCGACCCGCAGGCGCTCGAGGTGTTCAACGCCATGGCCGCGAGCAGGCGGGAGATCTTCTTCCGCCTGCGCATCCCCTCGAGCCTGCCCTACCTGTTTGCCGGTGCCCGGCTGTCGGTGACGGCCGCGATGATCGGCGCCGTGGTCTCCGAGTTCACTGGCTCCAGCAAGGGCATCGGCGCCGTCATCGTGACCGCGACGACCTATCTGAACCTGCCCCAGATGTGGGCAGCGATTCTCTTCTCGGCCGTCACAACATTGTGCCTGTTGGGCATTATCGGGCTCATCGAGCGCGTGATCGTGCGCTGGTAG
- a CDS encoding NtaA/DmoA family FMN-dependent monooxygenase (This protein belongs to a clade of FMN-dependent monooxygenases, within a broader family of flavin-dependent oxidoreductases, the luciferase-like monooxygenase (LMM) family, some of whose members use coenzyme F420 rather than FMN.), with translation MAEPLHFGVFEILTPSNGVPTWRHPHGRADVYGDVAYWTTLARTLDDAGFDFLFFADSYGYPLVDGAVPDEVLSHGILFPGYDPMLLVSAVAQAAPSLGIVITSSTSLEQPFPTARRFATLDAFTGGRIGWNIVTGSTAQVTEGLFGITHYDHDTRYDVADEFVDLCRTLWEDAWDDDAVVLDRGAGVLIDPERVREVDYRGEYFASHGMFKVPPGPQRTPMLFQAGASARGRDFGARNAEAMFIQGQDKEQALKATRDIRARVAAAGRDPHSLKLLSGVTVTVAPTSAEAQRKREELESLFSMDDAAVLFAGFTGIDLRSLDPSMRIEDIPGNDQGQTPLDRYRTVEGVDTVGDVLEAFRVQERGFIVTGNPCEVAEELVETAAYADIDGFMLEPTFGDAQAYEEFIELVVPELQRMGAWPEPDRSATLRQRMGFATRTPSFRPLSRNTRAS, from the coding sequence ATGGCCGAACCGCTGCACTTCGGGGTGTTTGAGATCCTCACCCCCTCCAATGGCGTCCCCACCTGGCGCCACCCGCACGGTCGCGCCGACGTATACGGCGACGTCGCGTACTGGACGACTCTCGCGCGAACGCTCGATGACGCCGGCTTCGACTTTCTCTTTTTCGCCGACAGCTACGGCTACCCCCTCGTAGACGGCGCCGTCCCCGACGAAGTGCTCTCCCATGGCATTCTCTTCCCCGGCTACGACCCGATGCTGCTGGTGAGTGCGGTCGCGCAGGCGGCACCGAGCCTGGGCATCGTCATCACCTCCTCGACCTCGCTCGAACAGCCCTTCCCCACCGCCCGACGCTTCGCGACGCTCGATGCGTTCACCGGCGGCCGGATCGGGTGGAACATCGTGACCGGATCGACCGCGCAGGTCACCGAGGGCCTGTTCGGCATCACGCACTACGACCACGACACCCGCTACGACGTCGCCGACGAGTTCGTCGACCTCTGCCGCACACTCTGGGAAGACGCGTGGGACGACGACGCGGTCGTCCTCGACCGCGGTGCCGGCGTACTGATCGACCCTGAACGCGTGCGCGAGGTCGACTACCGCGGCGAGTACTTCGCCAGCCACGGGATGTTCAAGGTGCCGCCGGGGCCGCAGCGCACCCCCATGCTGTTCCAGGCAGGCGCCTCGGCCCGCGGACGCGACTTCGGTGCCCGCAACGCGGAAGCGATGTTCATCCAGGGGCAGGACAAGGAACAGGCGTTGAAAGCCACGCGCGACATCCGCGCCCGCGTCGCCGCGGCAGGCCGTGACCCGCACAGCCTCAAGCTGCTCAGCGGCGTCACTGTCACCGTCGCCCCGACGAGCGCGGAGGCGCAACGAAAGCGCGAGGAGCTCGAGAGCCTGTTCTCGATGGACGACGCCGCCGTCCTGTTCGCCGGGTTCACCGGTATCGACCTGCGAAGCCTTGACCCTTCGATGCGCATCGAGGACATCCCGGGCAACGACCAGGGGCAGACCCCACTGGACCGGTATCGCACGGTGGAGGGCGTGGACACCGTCGGCGACGTCCTGGAGGCCTTCCGTGTGCAGGAGCGCGGCTTCATCGTCACCGGCAATCCATGCGAGGTCGCCGAGGAACTCGTGGAGACGGCCGCCTACGCCGACATCGACGGGTTCATGCTCGAGCCGACCTTCGGCGACGCGCAGGCCTACGAGGAGTTCATCGAGCTCGTGGTGCCGGAGCTTCAGCGGATGGGCGCGTGGCCAGAGCCCGACCGCTCCGCCACGCTCCGCCAGCGGATGGGATTCGCGACACGTACCCCGTCGTTCCGCCCGCTATCCCGCAACACGAGGGCATCCTGA
- a CDS encoding SDR family NAD(P)-dependent oxidoreductase, with protein MSTPDRFAGTRVIVTGGARGIGGRIAERFGQEGAHVAILDRMADAGRAHAECIGARFIETDLADNDDARRAMREAIDRLSGVDVLVNNAGMLRFASVLETDPDEWDAMFAVNTRAMLVTTQVAATAMIEAGAGGAVVNLASMAAKTGGEGQVAYAASKAAVVALTRVSALELGAHGIRVNAMCPGYVLTEMGADTRTPEKVALWSSYSPLGRLGTTDDVAGLALFLASDEGSYFTGQAVNVTGGMVMH; from the coding sequence ATGAGCACGCCCGACCGGTTCGCCGGCACCCGCGTGATCGTCACCGGCGGAGCACGCGGCATCGGTGGACGCATCGCGGAGCGCTTCGGACAGGAAGGGGCCCATGTCGCGATCCTCGACCGCATGGCCGATGCCGGTCGTGCGCATGCCGAATGCATCGGCGCACGGTTCATCGAGACTGACCTCGCTGACAATGACGACGCGCGTCGCGCCATGCGCGAAGCGATCGATCGGCTTTCGGGCGTCGATGTACTCGTGAACAACGCGGGGATGCTGCGCTTCGCGAGCGTTCTGGAGACGGATCCCGACGAATGGGACGCGATGTTCGCGGTCAACACCCGGGCGATGCTCGTGACCACACAGGTCGCGGCCACCGCCATGATCGAGGCCGGTGCGGGCGGTGCCGTCGTCAACCTCGCTTCGATGGCGGCCAAGACCGGCGGTGAAGGACAGGTGGCGTACGCCGCGTCGAAGGCGGCCGTCGTCGCCCTCACTCGCGTTTCAGCGCTCGAACTTGGCGCCCATGGCATCCGTGTCAACGCGATGTGCCCGGGGTACGTGCTCACCGAGATGGGCGCCGACACGCGCACCCCGGAGAAGGTTGCGCTGTGGTCGAGCTACTCCCCGCTCGGGCGCCTCGGTACCACCGATGACGTTGCGGGTCTGGCGTTGTTCCTCGCCTCCGACGAGGGTAGCTACTTCACAGGCCAAGCTGTCAATGTCACCGGCGGAATGGTGATGCACTGA
- a CDS encoding zinc-binding dehydrogenase, whose translation MKAWVQTDFGGPRVRRRLDVAAPAAAPDEVIVRVLAIALNRLDVLQRVAPVIPAMSIPHIAGMDIVGQVETVAAGATSPAAGEVVLIDPVVSCGSCEYCLGETPTYCAQFATIGSTRAGGMAELVAVPARNCTVVSVAPEDTERLAALAAVPVAGATAWRGLLSAGALTAGETVVIPGAGSGLGAAGVQIALSRGARVITLVSGERKRKRALRSGAHEVIDRAATPDWVAEVYRLTDGRGADLVWDHVGGEFLGAALRATRPAGRVVLSGTTAGLDTHLHLPDLYQPGRNILGHGSYSRADMAAAIHAFTSGEFTVVIDSVFDFEELPDAERRLESNDFFGKIVVLGPERSPSPTPIPE comes from the coding sequence ATGAAGGCCTGGGTCCAAACGGACTTCGGCGGCCCGCGGGTGCGGCGACGACTCGACGTCGCCGCACCCGCGGCCGCACCCGACGAAGTCATCGTGCGCGTGCTGGCGATCGCGTTGAACCGTCTCGACGTGCTCCAACGAGTCGCCCCCGTCATCCCGGCGATGTCGATCCCCCACATCGCGGGAATGGACATCGTCGGCCAGGTGGAGACCGTGGCAGCGGGTGCCACCTCTCCCGCCGCCGGCGAGGTGGTGCTGATCGATCCCGTCGTCAGCTGCGGATCGTGCGAATACTGCCTGGGTGAGACACCGACCTACTGCGCGCAGTTCGCCACGATCGGATCCACGCGGGCGGGCGGCATGGCCGAGTTGGTGGCGGTACCCGCGCGCAACTGCACCGTCGTCTCCGTCGCCCCCGAGGACACCGAACGTCTGGCGGCCCTCGCCGCCGTCCCGGTCGCCGGTGCGACCGCGTGGCGTGGCCTTCTCAGCGCCGGTGCGCTCACGGCCGGAGAGACCGTGGTCATCCCCGGTGCCGGATCGGGCCTCGGCGCCGCCGGCGTGCAGATCGCCCTCTCCCGCGGCGCACGGGTGATCACCCTCGTTTCGGGTGAGCGCAAGCGCAAGCGCGCCTTGCGCTCGGGTGCGCACGAGGTCATCGACCGTGCCGCGACCCCCGACTGGGTCGCCGAGGTGTACCGCCTGACCGATGGCCGCGGAGCGGATCTCGTGTGGGACCACGTCGGCGGCGAGTTCCTGGGAGCCGCTCTGCGCGCGACGCGTCCGGCCGGCCGGGTAGTGCTCTCGGGAACGACGGCGGGCCTGGATACTCACCTCCACCTGCCCGACTTGTATCAGCCGGGGCGGAACATCCTCGGGCACGGCAGTTACAGCCGCGCGGACATGGCGGCGGCGATCCATGCGTTCACGAGCGGCGAGTTCACCGTCGTGATCGACTCGGTCTTCGACTTCGAGGAGCTGCCAGACGCGGAACGCAGACTCGAATCCAACGACTTCTTCGGCAAGATCGTCGTACTCGGCCCCGAGCGTTCCCCTTCCCCGACCCCGATTCCGGAGTGA
- a CDS encoding ABC transporter ATP-binding protein yields MSQNQSDATIEVSGVGRTYVRGKKSVQALSGIDLSIRQGEFVTLFGPSGCGKSTLLRLLAGLDEQTTGEISIFGSTPRKASARKDIAWIPQSSALLPWLDIRANAALSAVINKKADRKGVSTRRPEDAEAILAEVGLGDFQRSRPDQLSGGMRQRASIARGFAQGAPVMLMDEPFSALDELTRDALRIRLLELWEHHKKTIVFVTHSAQEAVLLSDRVVVMSPRPGRISDIVRVDFPRPRGWELTETPEFTAKVAEVKQILWSAWKGDE; encoded by the coding sequence ATGAGTCAGAACCAGAGCGACGCGACGATCGAGGTCAGCGGGGTCGGGCGCACCTACGTGCGCGGCAAGAAATCGGTCCAGGCCCTCTCAGGCATCGACCTGTCGATCCGGCAGGGCGAGTTCGTGACCCTGTTCGGCCCGTCCGGATGCGGCAAGTCGACGCTCCTGCGCCTGCTGGCAGGACTGGACGAGCAGACCACCGGCGAGATCTCCATTTTCGGGTCGACGCCTCGCAAGGCGTCCGCACGCAAGGACATCGCGTGGATCCCGCAGTCCTCCGCGCTGCTGCCCTGGCTCGACATCCGCGCGAACGCGGCGTTGTCCGCCGTGATCAACAAGAAGGCGGACCGCAAGGGGGTCAGCACGCGCCGCCCCGAGGATGCCGAGGCGATTCTCGCCGAAGTCGGGCTCGGGGACTTCCAGCGCTCGCGACCCGATCAGCTCTCCGGCGGGATGCGGCAGCGCGCCTCGATCGCACGCGGCTTCGCGCAGGGCGCCCCTGTGATGCTGATGGACGAACCGTTTTCCGCGCTGGACGAATTGACCCGCGATGCGCTGCGCATCCGGCTGTTGGAGCTGTGGGAGCACCACAAGAAAACGATCGTGTTCGTCACCCACTCGGCACAGGAGGCGGTGCTGCTCAGCGACCGCGTCGTGGTCATGAGCCCGCGCCCTGGTCGCATCAGCGACATCGTCAGAGTCGACTTCCCACGCCCTCGCGGGTGGGAGCTGACCGAGACCCCCGAATTCACGGCGAAGGTCGCCGAGGTCAAACAGATCCTCTGGAGCGCGTGGAAGGGCGACGAATGA
- a CDS encoding LacI family DNA-binding transcriptional regulator: MTLKDVAARAGVSISTASNALTGSRAVSASSVQRVLQAAAELGYQKNEAARTLRTGLRSAIGLVVPDVTNPFWGGMIGTIDRIAAESGFQVALTNTEFDPQRETAALARLVSRVDGILLFSTQPTGPAVRPLLEMGIPMVACDEVFDLDGLGGVYSDNEAGARAAAHHLVDVGGRVFGMLEGPVSLTTAQQRARGFRQGLVDRGISPSHIHTAVAEYSFEGGRAGIRRLLEEHRDVDAVFACTDNQAIGGIFEAIDLGRSIPDDLLVCGFDDISWSSRLAPSLTTLRQDAEGMATCAALMLLEMITVGGEPRVEVFPVELVARDSTRRQGAWTTSVTTV, translated from the coding sequence GTGACACTCAAGGACGTCGCGGCGCGTGCCGGCGTGAGCATCTCCACCGCGAGCAACGCGCTGACCGGGTCACGCGCCGTCAGCGCGAGCTCGGTACAGCGTGTGCTGCAGGCGGCCGCCGAGCTCGGTTATCAGAAGAACGAGGCCGCCCGCACCCTGCGCACGGGGTTGCGCAGCGCGATCGGCCTCGTGGTGCCCGATGTCACCAACCCGTTCTGGGGCGGCATGATCGGCACGATCGATCGAATCGCCGCCGAATCGGGGTTCCAGGTAGCGCTGACGAACACGGAGTTCGATCCGCAGCGCGAGACGGCAGCACTGGCACGACTGGTCTCGCGGGTGGACGGTATCCTGCTCTTCTCCACGCAGCCGACCGGACCGGCCGTGCGTCCGCTGCTGGAGATGGGCATTCCCATGGTGGCATGCGACGAGGTGTTCGATCTCGACGGCCTGGGCGGGGTGTATTCGGACAACGAGGCCGGCGCGCGCGCGGCCGCGCACCACCTCGTGGATGTCGGCGGGCGGGTGTTCGGCATGCTGGAGGGCCCGGTCAGCCTCACGACCGCGCAGCAGCGGGCCCGTGGTTTCCGGCAGGGACTGGTCGATCGAGGGATCTCACCCTCCCATATCCACACCGCCGTCGCGGAGTACTCCTTCGAGGGTGGCCGCGCCGGCATTCGGCGCCTGCTCGAAGAGCATCGCGACGTCGACGCGGTCTTTGCGTGCACCGACAATCAGGCGATCGGCGGCATCTTCGAGGCGATCGATCTGGGCCGTTCGATCCCCGACGATCTGCTGGTGTGCGGGTTCGATGACATCAGCTGGTCGTCGCGCCTGGCACCCTCGCTCACCACGCTGCGCCAGGATGCCGAGGGAATGGCCACGTGTGCCGCGCTGATGCTTCTGGAGATGATCACGGTGGGCGGCGAACCGCGCGTCGAGGTGTTCCCCGTCGAACTCGTCGCGCGCGATTCCACGCGCCGTCAGGGCGCGTGGACGACCTCGGTTACGACTGTGTAA
- a CDS encoding MFS transporter: MGFFLMLLDSTIVAVAIPAISREMSAPAAATVWVNSGYLFAYAVPLLFAGRWGDRIGARRVYLIGLVLFVAASAACGLSATLPALTLARVAQGLGAALMTPQTLAIIRRVFPAATMPVALGVWGSVGGLAAAAGPLLGGLLVGLAGWPSIFLVNVPLGAVAFALALMWVPSSPRSGATIPVAPVALGALGVLAVIVAVHEAASAPVFLTVPVAVVGAALVVLAIRIQPHDPRRALMPARLLQSRGFVRATLGATGASFVVGSALIPVMLELQDDRGLSVAQATLAILPLGVVSAATAPFAGTSVARWGPRPVALVGVTALAVSTCATAASVQLGAPVWTTAAAMGLFGLANSFVWSPLATAAMTAIEPEFAGAASGAYNATRQLGAVLGSATVAAVIATAGTAASLWVLGATAALSLVVVTGLPRRASAPSGAVSASPFRR; this comes from the coding sequence TTGGGGTTCTTCCTCATGCTGCTGGACAGCACCATCGTGGCGGTCGCGATCCCCGCGATCTCGCGCGAGATGTCGGCGCCCGCCGCCGCGACGGTGTGGGTCAACAGCGGATACCTGTTCGCGTACGCCGTTCCTCTGTTGTTCGCCGGCCGGTGGGGCGATCGCATCGGCGCGCGACGCGTGTATCTGATCGGACTCGTGCTTTTCGTCGCGGCATCGGCAGCGTGCGGTCTGTCCGCCACGCTGCCGGCGCTCACGCTGGCGCGCGTCGCGCAGGGCCTGGGGGCCGCGCTCATGACGCCGCAGACCCTCGCGATCATCCGCCGCGTCTTCCCCGCAGCCACCATGCCGGTGGCTCTCGGAGTGTGGGGCAGTGTAGGGGGTCTCGCCGCGGCGGCCGGCCCGCTTCTCGGGGGGCTGCTGGTCGGACTCGCCGGGTGGCCCTCGATCTTCCTGGTCAACGTGCCGCTGGGCGCGGTCGCTTTCGCCCTGGCCCTGATGTGGGTACCGTCGTCTCCGCGCTCGGGTGCGACGATCCCGGTTGCACCGGTCGCACTCGGCGCCCTCGGGGTACTCGCGGTGATCGTCGCCGTGCATGAGGCGGCGAGCGCACCGGTGTTCCTGACGGTTCCCGTCGCGGTGGTCGGTGCCGCGCTGGTCGTCCTCGCGATCCGGATACAGCCGCACGATCCGCGCCGCGCTCTCATGCCAGCCCGGCTGCTGCAGAGCCGTGGCTTCGTGCGCGCGACCCTCGGAGCGACCGGCGCGAGCTTCGTTGTGGGTTCCGCTCTGATCCCGGTGATGCTGGAGCTTCAGGACGACCGCGGACTGTCGGTGGCCCAAGCGACCCTCGCGATCCTGCCGCTGGGAGTCGTCTCGGCTGCGACCGCTCCGTTTGCGGGCACGAGCGTTGCCCGGTGGGGCCCGCGGCCGGTCGCGCTCGTCGGAGTGACGGCACTGGCGGTCTCCACGTGCGCGACGGCGGCGTCGGTCCAGCTGGGGGCGCCGGTGTGGACGACGGCGGCGGCGATGGGTCTGTTCGGTCTGGCCAACTCCTTCGTCTGGTCTCCGCTGGCGACAGCGGCCATGACCGCGATCGAGCCGGAGTTCGCCGGTGCGGCCTCCGGCGCGTACAACGCCACCCGCCAGCTGGGCGCGGTCCTGGGCAGCGCAACGGTCGCAGCTGTGATCGCGACGGCGGGGACCGCGGCCTCCCTGTGGGTACTGGGCGCGACCGCCGCTCTGTCGCTGGTCGTCGTCACGGGGCTGCCGCGACGTGCATCCGCCCCATCGGGGGCGGTCAGTGCATCACCATTCCGCCGGTGA
- a CDS encoding ABC transporter substrate-binding protein: MTLDTRFTRKALTALTLASASALLLAGCSGDADATDDASASTGVSDMISADRCAENEAAGPITFLTSYAYVASVGLLDVLTAKDQGMFEDMCLDVTIEPGSNNTQLVSAGTAQFAGVGSPSDVMVAIDNGADVSAIATYGNTPAIMLMTNTDISDLSQLEGTTAGYKGAIPPQISAMLTADGVDTASIEWVSVGYDPTILPQGQVDALTGYKSNEPLVLASQGYDVTEWDPADYGIESAFNTQIVNSTFAEEHPTAVEDFLRASFAAYAWINESDENLDAALAYAESLSEAGYDLDLSAQRWKTEVGLVEESQPEGTVLGYQAVDQWTPEADMLMENDLISAEPDIESEIDTSFVEAIYGDGELVWPAP; encoded by the coding sequence ATGACTCTCGACACCCGATTCACCCGAAAGGCCCTCACGGCGCTGACCCTCGCATCGGCCAGCGCCCTCCTGCTCGCCGGCTGCTCCGGCGACGCAGACGCCACCGACGACGCTTCGGCGTCGACCGGTGTCAGCGACATGATCAGCGCGGACCGCTGCGCCGAGAACGAAGCCGCCGGACCCATCACCTTCCTCACCTCATACGCCTACGTGGCATCCGTCGGACTGCTCGACGTCCTCACCGCGAAGGACCAGGGCATGTTCGAGGACATGTGCCTCGATGTCACCATCGAGCCCGGATCGAACAACACTCAGCTGGTCTCGGCCGGCACGGCGCAGTTCGCCGGTGTCGGCAGCCCCTCCGACGTCATGGTCGCCATCGACAACGGCGCGGATGTCTCCGCGATCGCCACCTACGGCAACACCCCCGCCATCATGTTGATGACCAACACCGACATCTCCGACCTCTCCCAGCTGGAGGGCACGACTGCCGGCTACAAAGGCGCCATCCCGCCGCAGATCTCCGCCATGCTCACCGCCGACGGCGTGGACACGGCGAGCATTGAATGGGTATCGGTGGGCTACGACCCGACGATCCTGCCGCAGGGGCAGGTCGACGCACTCACCGGCTACAAGTCCAATGAGCCCCTGGTATTGGCCTCACAGGGCTACGACGTGACCGAGTGGGACCCCGCCGACTACGGCATCGAGTCCGCCTTCAACACGCAGATCGTCAATTCCACGTTCGCCGAGGAGCACCCCACCGCCGTCGAGGACTTCCTGCGCGCGAGCTTCGCCGCCTACGCGTGGATCAATGAGTCGGACGAGAACCTCGACGCGGCCCTCGCATACGCCGAGTCGCTCTCGGAAGCCGGCTACGACCTCGATCTGAGCGCGCAGCGTTGGAAGACCGAGGTGGGCCTGGTCGAGGAGAGCCAGCCGGAAGGCACGGTGCTGGGATACCAGGCGGTCGACCAGTGGACGCCCGAGGCGGACATGCTGATGGAGAACGACCTCATCAGTGCAGAGCCCGACATCGAGAGTGAAATCGACACGAGCTTCGTCGAGGCGATCTACGGCGACGGCGAACTGGTCTGGCCCGCGCCGTAA